The following are encoded in a window of Cervus canadensis isolate Bull #8, Minnesota chromosome 11, ASM1932006v1, whole genome shotgun sequence genomic DNA:
- the DGKZ gene encoding diacylglycerol kinase zeta isoform X13: MLQKSVSRRKCAACKIVVHTPCIEQLEKINFRCKPSFRESGSRNVREPTFVRHHWVHRRRQDGKCRHCGKGFQQKFTFHSKEIVAISCSWCKQAYHSKVSCFMLQQIEEPCSLGVHAAVVIPPTWILRARRPQNTLKASKKKKRASFKRKSSKKGPEEGRWRPFIIRPTPSPLMKPLLVFVNPKSGGNQGAKIIQSFLWYLNPRQVFDLSQGGPREALEMYRRVHNLRILACGGDGTVGWILSTLDQLRLKPPPPVAILPLGTGNDLARTLNWGGGYTDEPVSKILSHVEEGNVVQLDRWDLRAEPNPEAGPEERDEGATDRLPLDVFNNYFSLGFDAHVTLEFHESREANPEKFNSRFRNKMFYAGTAFSDFLMGSSKDLAKHIRVVCDGTDLTPKIQDLKPQCIVFLNIPRYCAGTMPWGHPGEHHDFEPQRHDDGYLEVIGFTMTSLAALQVGGHGERLTQCREVLLTTSKAIPVQVDGEPCKLAASRIRIALRNQATMVQKAKRRSAAPLHSDQQPVPEQLRVQVSRVSMHDYEALHYDKEQLKEASVPLGTVVVPGDSDLELCRAHIERLRQEPEGAGAKSPMCQKLSPKWCFLDATTASRFYRIDRAQEHLNYVTEIAQDEIYILDPELLGASARPDLPTPTSPLPTSPCSPTSRSLPGDAAPPTGEELIEAAKRNDFCKLQELHRAGGDLMHRDERSRTLLHHAVSTGSKEVVRYLLDHAPTEILDAVEENQPLSPSGETCLHQAAALGQRTICHYIVEAGASLMKTDQQGDTPRQRAEKAQDTELAAYLENRQHYQMIQREDQETAV, from the exons ATGCTG CAGAAGTCAGTGTCCCGGAGAAAATGCGCAGCCTGCAAGATTGTGGTCCACACGCCCTGCATCGAGCAGCTGGAGAAG ATAAATTTCCGCTGTAAGCCATCCTTCCGTGAATCGGGCTCCAGGAACGTCCGTGAG CCAACCTTCGTGCGGCACCATTGGGTACACCGGCGGCGCCAGGATGGCAAGTGTCGGCACTGTGGGAAG GGCTTCCAGCAGAAGTTCACCTTCCACAGCAAGGAGATTGTGGCCATCAGCTGCTCCTGGTGCAAGCAAGCA taCCACAGCAAGGTGTCCTGCTTCATGCTGCAGCAGATTGAGGAGCCGTGCTCCCTGGGCGTCCACGCCGCTGTGGTCATCCCCCCCACCTGGATCCTCCGGGCCCGCAGGCCCCAG AACACCCTCAAAGCcagcaagaagaaaaagagagcatCCTTCAAGAGGAAGTCTAGCAAGAAAGGGCCTGAG GAGGGCCGCTGGAGACCCTTCATCATCAGGCCTACCCCGTCCCCCCTCATGAAGCCCCTGCTGGTGTTTGTGAACCCCAAGAGTGGGGGCAACCAG GGCGCCAAGATCATACAGTCCTTCCTCTGGTATCTGAATCCCCGGCAAGTCTTTGACCTGAGCCAGGGAGGGCCCAGGGAGGC GCTGGAGATGTACCGCCGGGTGCACAACCTGCGGATCCTGGCCTGCGGGGGCGATGGCACA GTTGGCTGGATCCTCTCCACCCTGGACCAGCTGCGCTTGAAGCCGCCACCGCCCGTTGCCATCCTGCCCCTGGGCACTGGCAATGACCTGGCCCGCACCCTCAACTGGGGCGGG GGCTACACCGACGAGCCTGTGTCCAAGATCCTGTCCCACGTGGAGGAGGGCAATGTGGTGCAGCTGGACCGCTGGGACCTCCGTGCGGAGCCCAACCCCGAGGCGGGGCCCGAGGAGCGAGACGAGGGGGCCACCGACCGG CTGCCTCTGGATGTCTTCAACAACTACTTCAGCCTGGGCTTTGACGCCCATGTCACCCTGGAGTTCCACGAGTCTCGAG AGGCCAACCCGGAGAAGTTCAACAGCCGCTTCCGGAATAAGATGTTCTACGCCGGG ACAGCCTTCTCCGACTTCCTGATGGGCAGCTCCAAGGACTTGGCCAAGCACATCCGCGTGGTG TGTGATGGGACTGACCTGACCCCCAAGATTCAGGACCTGAAGCCCCAGTGTATTGTTTTCCTGAACATCCCCAG GTACTGTGCGGGCACCATGCCCTGGGGCCACCCTGGGGAGCACCACGACTTCGAGCCGCAGCGGCACGACGATGGCTACCTCGAGGTCATCGGCTTTACCATGACCTCCCTG GCCGCGCTGCAGGTGGGCGGGCACGGCGAGCGGCTGACGCAGTGCCGAGAGGTGCTGCTCACCACGTCCAAAGCCATCCCGGTGCAGGTGGACGGTGAGCCCTGCAAGCTCGCAGCCTCCCGCATCCGCATCGCCCTGCGCAACCAGGCCACCATGGTGCAGAAGGCCAAGCGGCGGAGCGCCGCCCCCCTGCACAGCGA CCAGCAGCCGGTGCCGGAGCAGCTGCGAGTCCAGGTGAGCAGGGTCAGCATGCACGACTACGAGGCCCTGCACTATGACAAGGAGCAGCTCAAAGAGGCTT CCGTGCCACTGGGCACCGTGGTGGTCCCCGGAGACAGTGACCTGGAGCTATGCCGCGCCCACATCGAGAGGCTCCGGCAG GAGCCCGAAGGTGCTGGAGCCAAGTCCCCGATGTGCCAGAAACTGTCCCCCAAGTGGTGCTTCCTCGATG CCACCACTGCCAGCCGCTTCTACAGAATCGACAGGGCCCAG GAACACCTCAACTACGTGACCGAGATCGCACAGGACGAGATTTATATCCTGGACCCTGAGCTGCTGGGGGCATCTGCCCGGCctgacctccccacccccacgtcccctctccccacctcgcCCTGCTCCCCCACATCCCG GTCACTGCCAGGGGACGCTGCGCCCCCTACAG GTGAAGAGCTCATCGAGGCTGCCAAGAGGAACGATTTCTGTAAG ctCCAGGAGCTGCACCGAGCTGGGGGCGACCTCATGCACCGTGACGAGCGGAGCCGCACGCTCCTGCACCACGCGGTCAGCACTGGCAGCAAGGAGGTGGTCCGCTACCTGCTGGACCATG cGCCAACTGAGATCCTTGATGCCGTGGAGGAAAA CCAGCCCCTGTCCCCCAGCGGGGAGACCTGCCTGCACCAGGCAGCGGCCCTGGGCCAGCGCACCATCTGCCACTACATCGTGGAGGCCGGGGCCTCGCTCATGAAGACCGACCAGCAG GGCGACACTCCCCGGCAGAGGGCTGAGAAAGCTCAGGACACGGAACTGGCCGCCTACCTGGAAAACCGGCAGCATTACCAGATGATCCAGCGGGAGGACCAGGAGACGGCGGTGTGA
- the DGKZ gene encoding diacylglycerol kinase zeta isoform X14 — translation MSARGAGRSTGGGCDEAAALGPAELLATEEGERPGALRQMWRYRSWDVPQIPAEVPQSQKAITKSGLQHLAPPAPAPGAPCSEPERQIRSTVDWSESATYGEHIWFETNVSGDFCYVGEQYCVAKMLQKSVSRRKCAACKIVVHTPCIEQLEKINFRCKPSFRESGSRNVREPTFVRHHWVHRRRQDGKCRHCGKGFQQKFTFHSKEIVAISCSWCKQAYHSKVSCFMLQQIEEPCSLGVHAAVVIPPTWILRARRPQNTLKASKKKKRASFKRKSSKKGPEEGRWRPFIIRPTPSPLMKPLLVFVNPKSGGNQGAKIIQSFLWYLNPRQVFDLSQGGPREALEMYRRVHNLRILACGGDGTVGWILSTLDQLRLKPPPPVAILPLGTGNDLARTLNWGGGYTDEPVSKILSHVEEGNVVQLDRWDLRAEPNPEAGPEERDEGATDRLPLDVFNNYFSLGFDAHVTLEFHESREANPEKFNSRFRNKMFYAGTAFSDFLMGSSKDLAKHIRVVCDGTDLTPKIQDLKPQCIVFLNIPRYCAGTMPWGHPGEHHDFEPQRHDDGYLEVIGFTMTSLAALQVGGHGERLTQCREVLLTTSKAIPVQVDGEPCKLAASRIRIALRNQATMVQKAKRRSAAPLHSDQQPVPEQLRVQVSRVSMHDYEALHYDKEQLKEASVPLGTVVVPGDSDLELCRAHIERLRQEPEGAGAKSPMCQKLSPKWCFLDATTASRFYRIDRAQEHLNYVTEIAQDEIYILDPELLGASARPDLPTPTSPLPTSPCSPTSRSLPGDAAPPTGEELIEAAKRNDFCKLQELHRAGGDLMHRDERSRTLLHHAVSTGSKEVVRYLLDHAPTEILDAVEENGETCLHQAAALGQRTICHYIVEAGASLMKTDQQGDTPRQRAEKAQDTELAAYLENRQHYQMIQREDQETAV, via the exons GAAAGCCATCACCAAGTCGGGCCTCCAGCACCTGGCACCCCCTGCTCCTGCTCCCGGGGCCCCGTGTAGCGAGCCTGAGAGGCAGATCCGGAGCACTGTGGACTGGAGT GAGTCTGCGACGTATGGGGAACATATCTGGTTCGAGACCAACGTGTCCGGGGACTTCTGCTACGTCGGAGAGCAGTACTGCGTGGCCAAGATGCTG CAGAAGTCAGTGTCCCGGAGAAAATGCGCAGCCTGCAAGATTGTGGTCCACACGCCCTGCATCGAGCAGCTGGAGAAG ATAAATTTCCGCTGTAAGCCATCCTTCCGTGAATCGGGCTCCAGGAACGTCCGTGAG CCAACCTTCGTGCGGCACCATTGGGTACACCGGCGGCGCCAGGATGGCAAGTGTCGGCACTGTGGGAAG GGCTTCCAGCAGAAGTTCACCTTCCACAGCAAGGAGATTGTGGCCATCAGCTGCTCCTGGTGCAAGCAAGCA taCCACAGCAAGGTGTCCTGCTTCATGCTGCAGCAGATTGAGGAGCCGTGCTCCCTGGGCGTCCACGCCGCTGTGGTCATCCCCCCCACCTGGATCCTCCGGGCCCGCAGGCCCCAG AACACCCTCAAAGCcagcaagaagaaaaagagagcatCCTTCAAGAGGAAGTCTAGCAAGAAAGGGCCTGAG GAGGGCCGCTGGAGACCCTTCATCATCAGGCCTACCCCGTCCCCCCTCATGAAGCCCCTGCTGGTGTTTGTGAACCCCAAGAGTGGGGGCAACCAG GGCGCCAAGATCATACAGTCCTTCCTCTGGTATCTGAATCCCCGGCAAGTCTTTGACCTGAGCCAGGGAGGGCCCAGGGAGGC GCTGGAGATGTACCGCCGGGTGCACAACCTGCGGATCCTGGCCTGCGGGGGCGATGGCACA GTTGGCTGGATCCTCTCCACCCTGGACCAGCTGCGCTTGAAGCCGCCACCGCCCGTTGCCATCCTGCCCCTGGGCACTGGCAATGACCTGGCCCGCACCCTCAACTGGGGCGGG GGCTACACCGACGAGCCTGTGTCCAAGATCCTGTCCCACGTGGAGGAGGGCAATGTGGTGCAGCTGGACCGCTGGGACCTCCGTGCGGAGCCCAACCCCGAGGCGGGGCCCGAGGAGCGAGACGAGGGGGCCACCGACCGG CTGCCTCTGGATGTCTTCAACAACTACTTCAGCCTGGGCTTTGACGCCCATGTCACCCTGGAGTTCCACGAGTCTCGAG AGGCCAACCCGGAGAAGTTCAACAGCCGCTTCCGGAATAAGATGTTCTACGCCGGG ACAGCCTTCTCCGACTTCCTGATGGGCAGCTCCAAGGACTTGGCCAAGCACATCCGCGTGGTG TGTGATGGGACTGACCTGACCCCCAAGATTCAGGACCTGAAGCCCCAGTGTATTGTTTTCCTGAACATCCCCAG GTACTGTGCGGGCACCATGCCCTGGGGCCACCCTGGGGAGCACCACGACTTCGAGCCGCAGCGGCACGACGATGGCTACCTCGAGGTCATCGGCTTTACCATGACCTCCCTG GCCGCGCTGCAGGTGGGCGGGCACGGCGAGCGGCTGACGCAGTGCCGAGAGGTGCTGCTCACCACGTCCAAAGCCATCCCGGTGCAGGTGGACGGTGAGCCCTGCAAGCTCGCAGCCTCCCGCATCCGCATCGCCCTGCGCAACCAGGCCACCATGGTGCAGAAGGCCAAGCGGCGGAGCGCCGCCCCCCTGCACAGCGA CCAGCAGCCGGTGCCGGAGCAGCTGCGAGTCCAGGTGAGCAGGGTCAGCATGCACGACTACGAGGCCCTGCACTATGACAAGGAGCAGCTCAAAGAGGCTT CCGTGCCACTGGGCACCGTGGTGGTCCCCGGAGACAGTGACCTGGAGCTATGCCGCGCCCACATCGAGAGGCTCCGGCAG GAGCCCGAAGGTGCTGGAGCCAAGTCCCCGATGTGCCAGAAACTGTCCCCCAAGTGGTGCTTCCTCGATG CCACCACTGCCAGCCGCTTCTACAGAATCGACAGGGCCCAG GAACACCTCAACTACGTGACCGAGATCGCACAGGACGAGATTTATATCCTGGACCCTGAGCTGCTGGGGGCATCTGCCCGGCctgacctccccacccccacgtcccctctccccacctcgcCCTGCTCCCCCACATCCCG GTCACTGCCAGGGGACGCTGCGCCCCCTACAG GTGAAGAGCTCATCGAGGCTGCCAAGAGGAACGATTTCTGTAAG ctCCAGGAGCTGCACCGAGCTGGGGGCGACCTCATGCACCGTGACGAGCGGAGCCGCACGCTCCTGCACCACGCGGTCAGCACTGGCAGCAAGGAGGTGGTCCGCTACCTGCTGGACCATG cGCCAACTGAGATCCTTGATGCCGTGGAGGAAAA CGGGGAGACCTGCCTGCACCAGGCAGCGGCCCTGGGCCAGCGCACCATCTGCCACTACATCGTGGAGGCCGGGGCCTCGCTCATGAAGACCGACCAGCAG GGCGACACTCCCCGGCAGAGGGCTGAGAAAGCTCAGGACACGGAACTGGCCGCCTACCTGGAAAACCGGCAGCATTACCAGATGATCCAGCGGGAGGACCAGGAGACGGCGGTGTGA
- the DGKZ gene encoding diacylglycerol kinase zeta isoform X11 produces MEPRDGSPEARSSDSESASASSSGSERDAGPEPDKAPRRLSKRRFPGLRLFGHRKAITKSGLQHLAPPAPAPGAPCSEPERQIRSTVDWSESATYGEHIWFETNVSGDFCYVGEQYCVAKMLQKSVSRRKCAACKIVVHTPCIEQLEKINFRCKPSFRESGSRNVREPTFVRHHWVHRRRQDGKCRHCGKGFQQKFTFHSKEIVAISCSWCKQAYHSKVSCFMLQQIEEPCSLGVHAAVVIPPTWILRARRPQNTLKASKKKKRASFKRKSSKKGPEEGRWRPFIIRPTPSPLMKPLLVFVNPKSGGNQGAKIIQSFLWYLNPRQVFDLSQGGPREALEMYRRVHNLRILACGGDGTVGWILSTLDQLRLKPPPPVAILPLGTGNDLARTLNWGGGYTDEPVSKILSHVEEGNVVQLDRWDLRAEPNPEAGPEERDEGATDRLPLDVFNNYFSLGFDAHVTLEFHESREANPEKFNSRFRNKMFYAGTAFSDFLMGSSKDLAKHIRVVCDGTDLTPKIQDLKPQCIVFLNIPRYCAGTMPWGHPGEHHDFEPQRHDDGYLEVIGFTMTSLAALQVGGHGERLTQCREVLLTTSKAIPVQVDGEPCKLAASRIRIALRNQATMVQKAKRRSAAPLHSDQQPVPEQLRVQVSRVSMHDYEALHYDKEQLKEASVPLGTVVVPGDSDLELCRAHIERLRQEPEGAGAKSPMCQKLSPKWCFLDATTASRFYRIDRAQEHLNYVTEIAQDEIYILDPELLGASARPDLPTPTSPLPTSPCSPTSRSLPGDAAPPTGEELIEAAKRNDFCKLQELHRAGGDLMHRDERSRTLLHHAVSTGSKEVVRYLLDHAPTEILDAVEENGETCLHQAAALGQRTICHYIVEAGASLMKTDQQGDTPRQRAEKAQDTELAAYLENRQHYQMIQREDQETAV; encoded by the exons GAAAGCCATCACCAAGTCGGGCCTCCAGCACCTGGCACCCCCTGCTCCTGCTCCCGGGGCCCCGTGTAGCGAGCCTGAGAGGCAGATCCGGAGCACTGTGGACTGGAGT GAGTCTGCGACGTATGGGGAACATATCTGGTTCGAGACCAACGTGTCCGGGGACTTCTGCTACGTCGGAGAGCAGTACTGCGTGGCCAAGATGCTG CAGAAGTCAGTGTCCCGGAGAAAATGCGCAGCCTGCAAGATTGTGGTCCACACGCCCTGCATCGAGCAGCTGGAGAAG ATAAATTTCCGCTGTAAGCCATCCTTCCGTGAATCGGGCTCCAGGAACGTCCGTGAG CCAACCTTCGTGCGGCACCATTGGGTACACCGGCGGCGCCAGGATGGCAAGTGTCGGCACTGTGGGAAG GGCTTCCAGCAGAAGTTCACCTTCCACAGCAAGGAGATTGTGGCCATCAGCTGCTCCTGGTGCAAGCAAGCA taCCACAGCAAGGTGTCCTGCTTCATGCTGCAGCAGATTGAGGAGCCGTGCTCCCTGGGCGTCCACGCCGCTGTGGTCATCCCCCCCACCTGGATCCTCCGGGCCCGCAGGCCCCAG AACACCCTCAAAGCcagcaagaagaaaaagagagcatCCTTCAAGAGGAAGTCTAGCAAGAAAGGGCCTGAG GAGGGCCGCTGGAGACCCTTCATCATCAGGCCTACCCCGTCCCCCCTCATGAAGCCCCTGCTGGTGTTTGTGAACCCCAAGAGTGGGGGCAACCAG GGCGCCAAGATCATACAGTCCTTCCTCTGGTATCTGAATCCCCGGCAAGTCTTTGACCTGAGCCAGGGAGGGCCCAGGGAGGC GCTGGAGATGTACCGCCGGGTGCACAACCTGCGGATCCTGGCCTGCGGGGGCGATGGCACA GTTGGCTGGATCCTCTCCACCCTGGACCAGCTGCGCTTGAAGCCGCCACCGCCCGTTGCCATCCTGCCCCTGGGCACTGGCAATGACCTGGCCCGCACCCTCAACTGGGGCGGG GGCTACACCGACGAGCCTGTGTCCAAGATCCTGTCCCACGTGGAGGAGGGCAATGTGGTGCAGCTGGACCGCTGGGACCTCCGTGCGGAGCCCAACCCCGAGGCGGGGCCCGAGGAGCGAGACGAGGGGGCCACCGACCGG CTGCCTCTGGATGTCTTCAACAACTACTTCAGCCTGGGCTTTGACGCCCATGTCACCCTGGAGTTCCACGAGTCTCGAG AGGCCAACCCGGAGAAGTTCAACAGCCGCTTCCGGAATAAGATGTTCTACGCCGGG ACAGCCTTCTCCGACTTCCTGATGGGCAGCTCCAAGGACTTGGCCAAGCACATCCGCGTGGTG TGTGATGGGACTGACCTGACCCCCAAGATTCAGGACCTGAAGCCCCAGTGTATTGTTTTCCTGAACATCCCCAG GTACTGTGCGGGCACCATGCCCTGGGGCCACCCTGGGGAGCACCACGACTTCGAGCCGCAGCGGCACGACGATGGCTACCTCGAGGTCATCGGCTTTACCATGACCTCCCTG GCCGCGCTGCAGGTGGGCGGGCACGGCGAGCGGCTGACGCAGTGCCGAGAGGTGCTGCTCACCACGTCCAAAGCCATCCCGGTGCAGGTGGACGGTGAGCCCTGCAAGCTCGCAGCCTCCCGCATCCGCATCGCCCTGCGCAACCAGGCCACCATGGTGCAGAAGGCCAAGCGGCGGAGCGCCGCCCCCCTGCACAGCGA CCAGCAGCCGGTGCCGGAGCAGCTGCGAGTCCAGGTGAGCAGGGTCAGCATGCACGACTACGAGGCCCTGCACTATGACAAGGAGCAGCTCAAAGAGGCTT CCGTGCCACTGGGCACCGTGGTGGTCCCCGGAGACAGTGACCTGGAGCTATGCCGCGCCCACATCGAGAGGCTCCGGCAG GAGCCCGAAGGTGCTGGAGCCAAGTCCCCGATGTGCCAGAAACTGTCCCCCAAGTGGTGCTTCCTCGATG CCACCACTGCCAGCCGCTTCTACAGAATCGACAGGGCCCAG GAACACCTCAACTACGTGACCGAGATCGCACAGGACGAGATTTATATCCTGGACCCTGAGCTGCTGGGGGCATCTGCCCGGCctgacctccccacccccacgtcccctctccccacctcgcCCTGCTCCCCCACATCCCG GTCACTGCCAGGGGACGCTGCGCCCCCTACAG GTGAAGAGCTCATCGAGGCTGCCAAGAGGAACGATTTCTGTAAG ctCCAGGAGCTGCACCGAGCTGGGGGCGACCTCATGCACCGTGACGAGCGGAGCCGCACGCTCCTGCACCACGCGGTCAGCACTGGCAGCAAGGAGGTGGTCCGCTACCTGCTGGACCATG cGCCAACTGAGATCCTTGATGCCGTGGAGGAAAA CGGGGAGACCTGCCTGCACCAGGCAGCGGCCCTGGGCCAGCGCACCATCTGCCACTACATCGTGGAGGCCGGGGCCTCGCTCATGAAGACCGACCAGCAG GGCGACACTCCCCGGCAGAGGGCTGAGAAAGCTCAGGACACGGAACTGGCCGCCTACCTGGAAAACCGGCAGCATTACCAGATGATCCAGCGGGAGGACCAGGAGACGGCGGTGTGA
- the DGKZ gene encoding diacylglycerol kinase zeta isoform X12 yields the protein MEPRDGSPEARSSDSESASASSSGSERDAGPEPDKAPRRLSKRRFPGLRLFGHRKAITKSGLQHLAPPAPAPGAPCSEPERQIRSTVDWSESATYGEHIWFETNVSGDFCYVGEQYCVAKMLKSVSRRKCAACKIVVHTPCIEQLEKINFRCKPSFRESGSRNVREPTFVRHHWVHRRRQDGKCRHCGKGFQQKFTFHSKEIVAISCSWCKQAYHSKVSCFMLQQIEEPCSLGVHAAVVIPPTWILRARRPQNTLKASKKKKRASFKRKSSKKGPEEGRWRPFIIRPTPSPLMKPLLVFVNPKSGGNQGAKIIQSFLWYLNPRQVFDLSQGGPREALEMYRRVHNLRILACGGDGTVGWILSTLDQLRLKPPPPVAILPLGTGNDLARTLNWGGGYTDEPVSKILSHVEEGNVVQLDRWDLRAEPNPEAGPEERDEGATDRLPLDVFNNYFSLGFDAHVTLEFHESREANPEKFNSRFRNKMFYAGTAFSDFLMGSSKDLAKHIRVVCDGTDLTPKIQDLKPQCIVFLNIPRYCAGTMPWGHPGEHHDFEPQRHDDGYLEVIGFTMTSLAALQVGGHGERLTQCREVLLTTSKAIPVQVDGEPCKLAASRIRIALRNQATMVQKAKRRSAAPLHSDQQPVPEQLRVQVSRVSMHDYEALHYDKEQLKEASVPLGTVVVPGDSDLELCRAHIERLRQEPEGAGAKSPMCQKLSPKWCFLDATTASRFYRIDRAQEHLNYVTEIAQDEIYILDPELLGASARPDLPTPTSPLPTSPCSPTSRSLPGDAAPPTGEELIEAAKRNDFCKLQELHRAGGDLMHRDERSRTLLHHAVSTGSKEVVRYLLDHAPTEILDAVEENGETCLHQAAALGQRTICHYIVEAGASLMKTDQQGDTPRQRAEKAQDTELAAYLENRQHYQMIQREDQETAV from the exons GAAAGCCATCACCAAGTCGGGCCTCCAGCACCTGGCACCCCCTGCTCCTGCTCCCGGGGCCCCGTGTAGCGAGCCTGAGAGGCAGATCCGGAGCACTGTGGACTGGAGT GAGTCTGCGACGTATGGGGAACATATCTGGTTCGAGACCAACGTGTCCGGGGACTTCTGCTACGTCGGAGAGCAGTACTGCGTGGCCAAGATGCTG AAGTCAGTGTCCCGGAGAAAATGCGCAGCCTGCAAGATTGTGGTCCACACGCCCTGCATCGAGCAGCTGGAGAAG ATAAATTTCCGCTGTAAGCCATCCTTCCGTGAATCGGGCTCCAGGAACGTCCGTGAG CCAACCTTCGTGCGGCACCATTGGGTACACCGGCGGCGCCAGGATGGCAAGTGTCGGCACTGTGGGAAG GGCTTCCAGCAGAAGTTCACCTTCCACAGCAAGGAGATTGTGGCCATCAGCTGCTCCTGGTGCAAGCAAGCA taCCACAGCAAGGTGTCCTGCTTCATGCTGCAGCAGATTGAGGAGCCGTGCTCCCTGGGCGTCCACGCCGCTGTGGTCATCCCCCCCACCTGGATCCTCCGGGCCCGCAGGCCCCAG AACACCCTCAAAGCcagcaagaagaaaaagagagcatCCTTCAAGAGGAAGTCTAGCAAGAAAGGGCCTGAG GAGGGCCGCTGGAGACCCTTCATCATCAGGCCTACCCCGTCCCCCCTCATGAAGCCCCTGCTGGTGTTTGTGAACCCCAAGAGTGGGGGCAACCAG GGCGCCAAGATCATACAGTCCTTCCTCTGGTATCTGAATCCCCGGCAAGTCTTTGACCTGAGCCAGGGAGGGCCCAGGGAGGC GCTGGAGATGTACCGCCGGGTGCACAACCTGCGGATCCTGGCCTGCGGGGGCGATGGCACA GTTGGCTGGATCCTCTCCACCCTGGACCAGCTGCGCTTGAAGCCGCCACCGCCCGTTGCCATCCTGCCCCTGGGCACTGGCAATGACCTGGCCCGCACCCTCAACTGGGGCGGG GGCTACACCGACGAGCCTGTGTCCAAGATCCTGTCCCACGTGGAGGAGGGCAATGTGGTGCAGCTGGACCGCTGGGACCTCCGTGCGGAGCCCAACCCCGAGGCGGGGCCCGAGGAGCGAGACGAGGGGGCCACCGACCGG CTGCCTCTGGATGTCTTCAACAACTACTTCAGCCTGGGCTTTGACGCCCATGTCACCCTGGAGTTCCACGAGTCTCGAG AGGCCAACCCGGAGAAGTTCAACAGCCGCTTCCGGAATAAGATGTTCTACGCCGGG ACAGCCTTCTCCGACTTCCTGATGGGCAGCTCCAAGGACTTGGCCAAGCACATCCGCGTGGTG TGTGATGGGACTGACCTGACCCCCAAGATTCAGGACCTGAAGCCCCAGTGTATTGTTTTCCTGAACATCCCCAG GTACTGTGCGGGCACCATGCCCTGGGGCCACCCTGGGGAGCACCACGACTTCGAGCCGCAGCGGCACGACGATGGCTACCTCGAGGTCATCGGCTTTACCATGACCTCCCTG GCCGCGCTGCAGGTGGGCGGGCACGGCGAGCGGCTGACGCAGTGCCGAGAGGTGCTGCTCACCACGTCCAAAGCCATCCCGGTGCAGGTGGACGGTGAGCCCTGCAAGCTCGCAGCCTCCCGCATCCGCATCGCCCTGCGCAACCAGGCCACCATGGTGCAGAAGGCCAAGCGGCGGAGCGCCGCCCCCCTGCACAGCGA CCAGCAGCCGGTGCCGGAGCAGCTGCGAGTCCAGGTGAGCAGGGTCAGCATGCACGACTACGAGGCCCTGCACTATGACAAGGAGCAGCTCAAAGAGGCTT CCGTGCCACTGGGCACCGTGGTGGTCCCCGGAGACAGTGACCTGGAGCTATGCCGCGCCCACATCGAGAGGCTCCGGCAG GAGCCCGAAGGTGCTGGAGCCAAGTCCCCGATGTGCCAGAAACTGTCCCCCAAGTGGTGCTTCCTCGATG CCACCACTGCCAGCCGCTTCTACAGAATCGACAGGGCCCAG GAACACCTCAACTACGTGACCGAGATCGCACAGGACGAGATTTATATCCTGGACCCTGAGCTGCTGGGGGCATCTGCCCGGCctgacctccccacccccacgtcccctctccccacctcgcCCTGCTCCCCCACATCCCG GTCACTGCCAGGGGACGCTGCGCCCCCTACAG GTGAAGAGCTCATCGAGGCTGCCAAGAGGAACGATTTCTGTAAG ctCCAGGAGCTGCACCGAGCTGGGGGCGACCTCATGCACCGTGACGAGCGGAGCCGCACGCTCCTGCACCACGCGGTCAGCACTGGCAGCAAGGAGGTGGTCCGCTACCTGCTGGACCATG cGCCAACTGAGATCCTTGATGCCGTGGAGGAAAA CGGGGAGACCTGCCTGCACCAGGCAGCGGCCCTGGGCCAGCGCACCATCTGCCACTACATCGTGGAGGCCGGGGCCTCGCTCATGAAGACCGACCAGCAG GGCGACACTCCCCGGCAGAGGGCTGAGAAAGCTCAGGACACGGAACTGGCCGCCTACCTGGAAAACCGGCAGCATTACCAGATGATCCAGCGGGAGGACCAGGAGACGGCGGTGTGA